In a genomic window of Synechococcus sp. MU1643:
- a CDS encoding ParB/Srx family N-terminal domain-containing protein yields the protein MPLRLPAYQPIPAPDRGADLIEVSAAQLQPTQWCVGLAEIWSREKDFAQDSRQQRLDYLRAKPVPLIQSADGAMWMLDRHHRLRGLIGIDPGATTWAYVVQELPTADRSAVLAYLHNQGWLYLYDGRGNGPRPVEQLPKSLLGLEDDPYRSLVWQLKQEGWIKPQPLIPYHEFRWGSWLRSRPLPPFSSRRLDPALAAARQLVCSAAAQDMPGWKGDKKACR from the coding sequence GTGCCCCTGCGACTGCCCGCCTACCAACCGATCCCAGCCCCCGATCGGGGGGCCGATCTGATTGAAGTGTCAGCGGCGCAGCTGCAGCCGACCCAGTGGTGTGTGGGACTGGCGGAGATCTGGTCGCGCGAAAAAGATTTCGCCCAGGACAGCCGTCAGCAGCGTCTCGACTACCTACGCGCCAAACCGGTCCCTTTGATCCAGTCTGCCGATGGCGCCATGTGGATGCTGGACCGGCACCACCGGCTGCGGGGTCTGATCGGCATAGACCCGGGTGCCACCACCTGGGCCTACGTGGTGCAGGAGCTCCCAACCGCCGACCGAAGCGCTGTGCTGGCCTATCTGCACAACCAGGGCTGGCTCTACCTTTACGACGGGCGAGGCAACGGCCCCCGCCCGGTCGAGCAGCTGCCCAAAAGCCTGCTGGGGCTGGAAGACGATCCTTACCGGAGCCTCGTTTGGCAGTTGAAGCAGGAGGGCTGGATCAAGCCTCAGCCCCTCATCCCTTATCACGAGTTTCGTTGGGGTTCCTGGCTGCGCAGCCGCCCCCTGCCCCCCTTCAGCTCCAGGCGGCTGGACCCAGCGCTCGCAGCAGCACGCCAACTGGTGTGTTCTGCAGCTGCACAAGACATGCCGGGCTGGAAAGGCGATAAGAAAGCCTGCCGCTGA